A stretch of Lentisphaera araneosa HTCC2155 DNA encodes these proteins:
- a CDS encoding cation:proton antiporter family protein, translating to MSAIIWIGIAFLFGTIAKLIRLPPLIGYLSAGFLLPTIGQLTTELDLSTNGIDDREALNQFADLGVTLLLFTIGLKLKVKNLLRVPIWGTGFGHMAIITIAMSGLLFLLSSTGWGPFSGLDFKAIALIGFALSFSSTVFVVKVLEEKAAMNSFYGTLAIGILIIQDIAAVIYLAASTGKIPSPWALALLIGLYPLHRLMKKFLNFIHKGELLLLFGLFIALGGAILFESFGIKGDLGALLLGIMLSKHKYATNLAKELFNFKDLFLVGFFLSIGLSGLPDSDIILTAILISLILPLKALLFFLFLTKFRVTSRTAILSSAILFNYSEFGLIVAKVGVDTQVLSPKWLTIIALALAISFLYASPLSANTQKLIEFFIDKAKRFESKHRLPEEINIDPGDVNIIIIGMGRLGTGAYDEFLHQDVDKIVGFDNDPSVVKRHLNEGRHSILANSVDPDFWHRFCVNHPSIQMVLLSMPETSNNLFAAQQLRANKFEGKVFATVKYKEDEATLKENGVDYIFNFYISAGAGFAIESLTALPKKEGSMELCAENIV from the coding sequence ATGAGCGCAATCATTTGGATTGGAATTGCCTTTTTATTTGGCACCATTGCCAAACTCATTCGACTGCCCCCACTCATTGGCTATTTATCAGCCGGATTTTTACTCCCCACAATTGGTCAGCTAACAACAGAACTCGACTTATCAACTAATGGCATTGATGATCGCGAAGCTCTCAATCAATTCGCTGATCTGGGTGTCACGCTATTACTGTTCACTATTGGCCTAAAACTCAAAGTCAAAAACTTACTCCGCGTACCCATTTGGGGCACTGGCTTTGGCCATATGGCAATCATTACGATTGCCATGTCTGGACTACTCTTTCTTCTTTCATCGACTGGCTGGGGCCCTTTTAGTGGTCTCGACTTCAAAGCGATTGCACTCATCGGTTTTGCCTTAAGTTTTTCTAGTACAGTTTTTGTGGTCAAAGTTCTCGAAGAAAAAGCGGCCATGAACTCATTTTACGGAACTCTCGCCATTGGGATTTTGATCATACAAGATATTGCTGCCGTTATCTACCTGGCTGCATCAACAGGTAAAATCCCTTCCCCTTGGGCTCTCGCACTGCTCATTGGACTCTACCCTCTTCATCGTCTCATGAAGAAGTTTCTCAATTTCATTCATAAGGGTGAATTACTGTTATTGTTCGGCCTCTTTATTGCTCTGGGCGGTGCCATCCTCTTTGAATCTTTTGGTATAAAAGGAGATCTCGGAGCACTGCTTTTGGGTATTATGCTTTCCAAACATAAGTATGCTACCAACCTCGCAAAAGAATTATTCAACTTCAAGGATCTCTTCCTCGTTGGTTTTTTTCTCAGCATTGGCTTAAGTGGTCTCCCCGATTCCGACATTATTTTGACCGCCATTCTTATCTCCTTAATCCTCCCGCTCAAAGCTCTACTTTTCTTCCTTTTTCTCACGAAGTTTCGAGTCACGAGTCGCACCGCTATTCTCTCCTCCGCCATCCTTTTCAATTATTCTGAGTTTGGTTTGATTGTTGCTAAGGTGGGGGTCGATACTCAAGTACTGAGCCCCAAGTGGCTCACGATTATTGCCCTCGCTCTCGCCATCAGTTTCCTTTATGCTTCGCCCCTCTCTGCTAACACGCAAAAATTGATTGAGTTTTTTATTGATAAAGCCAAACGTTTTGAGTCAAAACACCGTCTCCCAGAAGAAATCAATATTGATCCCGGCGATGTCAATATCATCATTATCGGCATGGGTCGCTTGGGAACGGGTGCTTACGATGAATTCCTTCATCAAGATGTCGATAAGATTGTAGGTTTTGATAACGACCCCTCGGTCGTGAAACGCCATTTAAATGAAGGCCGCCACTCCATACTCGCCAACTCTGTAGACCCCGATTTTTGGCACCGTTTTTGTGTCAATCATCCTTCTATTCAAATGGTCTTGCTCAGTATGCCCGAAACTTCAAACAACCTCTTTGCTGCTCAACAATTACGCGCCAATAAATTTGAAGGTAAAGTTTTTGCCACTGTTAAATACAAAGAGGACGAAGCCACTCTCAAAGAAAATGGTGTCGATTATATTTTTAACTTTTATATTTCTGCCGGCGCTGGCTTTGCCATCGAATCCCTCACCGCCTTACCTAAAAAAGAGGGCTCCATGGAATTATGTGCAGAAAACATCGTTTAA
- the mnmC gene encoding bifunctional tRNA (5-methylaminomethyl-2-thiouridine)(34)-methyltransferase MnmD/FAD-dependent 5-carboxymethylaminomethyl-2-thiouridine(34) oxidoreductase MnmC, whose translation MSTDENSWSFTEDGTLYSKKFEDTYFMEGCGLEESREIFVQGNRIAGRLEQENQLVIGETGFGTGLNFLAAWDTWRKSSQTCRLIFFTCELYPLEQELQRQALGPYDELAELAKTLLERLPKAKQGFHLIDFEEGQVQLLLMFGDVKETFSECSLRADAWFLDGFAPSGNPEMWNDDVFRLLANHSREGTTLATFTAAGFVRRGLMQAGFAMEKVPGFAGKRHRLNGKFEPGTRRFAKLELPWYVLKQQVPQLEPLIIGAGIAGTSLAREFSKKGIASQILDLSSQVAQGASGNRRGMIMPLFTQHGNHQEMLTVCGAEYSLRLLQDLGIESEPHVYELDDKCENSQLYENAEKRHGSAYVHGEEKFPFAKQALYMQQSAVINPVEVCEAFLRDSQAQLIQADVVDIQREGEVWQVELADGQNLSTDTLIIAAGTKTRALIEKIYGESILNLSSLRGQVAHIKGEELSAFTDLPNMYGEKYLLRDGEDFLLGATYQEDDEDPNLRANDFAELAKALKDLLPDLEGELELTEGRTAFRCKSKDYLPVVGPMPDLEYFRETYGGNKRTHAASRLPEAEYMPGLFVASGFGSRGFTTAPLCARMLVEEIIHGHSFFPNDFRRHLHPAKFTIRELRRS comes from the coding sequence ATGAGCACTGATGAAAACTCGTGGAGCTTTACTGAAGATGGTACTCTCTATTCTAAAAAGTTTGAAGATACCTATTTCATGGAGGGTTGTGGTTTAGAGGAAAGTCGCGAGATCTTCGTACAAGGCAATCGCATTGCGGGACGTCTCGAGCAAGAAAATCAGCTCGTAATTGGCGAGACGGGCTTTGGTACAGGACTCAATTTCTTGGCGGCTTGGGATACGTGGAGAAAATCTTCGCAGACTTGCCGACTCATTTTTTTTACTTGTGAACTTTATCCTCTCGAGCAAGAACTTCAGCGTCAGGCCTTGGGGCCTTATGATGAACTTGCTGAGCTCGCCAAAACTCTTTTAGAACGCTTGCCAAAAGCCAAGCAAGGATTTCATCTCATTGACTTTGAAGAAGGGCAAGTTCAGCTCTTACTCATGTTTGGTGATGTGAAAGAAACTTTCTCTGAGTGCTCTCTCCGAGCGGATGCTTGGTTCTTAGATGGTTTTGCCCCTTCGGGCAATCCCGAAATGTGGAACGATGATGTCTTTCGACTCTTGGCAAATCATTCTCGAGAGGGAACCACACTGGCGACTTTTACGGCGGCGGGTTTTGTGCGCCGAGGACTCATGCAAGCAGGTTTTGCCATGGAGAAAGTCCCTGGTTTCGCTGGTAAGCGTCATCGTTTGAACGGGAAGTTTGAGCCCGGAACGCGACGCTTCGCCAAATTGGAGCTGCCTTGGTATGTACTTAAGCAGCAGGTACCCCAACTGGAACCCTTGATTATTGGTGCGGGAATTGCGGGTACAAGCTTAGCGAGAGAGTTTTCAAAAAAGGGGATTGCCAGTCAAATTCTCGATCTTTCTAGCCAAGTGGCTCAGGGGGCTTCGGGGAATCGTCGAGGCATGATTATGCCACTTTTTACTCAGCATGGCAATCATCAGGAAATGCTCACGGTATGTGGCGCGGAATATAGCTTAAGGCTTTTACAAGATCTTGGAATTGAATCAGAGCCTCACGTTTACGAATTGGATGACAAGTGCGAAAATAGCCAGCTTTACGAGAATGCCGAAAAGCGTCATGGAAGTGCTTATGTACATGGAGAGGAAAAATTTCCCTTTGCCAAGCAAGCCCTTTATATGCAGCAGTCAGCGGTCATCAATCCAGTAGAAGTTTGTGAGGCTTTTTTGCGTGATTCGCAAGCACAGCTTATTCAAGCAGATGTGGTCGATATACAAAGAGAAGGTGAAGTTTGGCAAGTTGAGCTCGCCGATGGGCAGAACTTATCCACCGATACGCTCATTATTGCTGCAGGTACAAAGACGAGAGCTTTAATAGAAAAAATTTATGGCGAATCAATCCTCAATCTTTCCAGCCTTCGAGGCCAAGTCGCCCATATTAAGGGGGAGGAATTATCGGCTTTTACGGATCTACCCAATATGTATGGAGAGAAATATTTGCTCAGAGATGGTGAGGACTTTCTCTTGGGGGCGACTTATCAAGAAGATGATGAAGACCCGAATTTACGTGCAAATGATTTTGCGGAACTCGCAAAAGCACTCAAAGATTTACTTCCCGATTTAGAGGGGGAGCTCGAACTCACAGAAGGAAGGACGGCGTTTCGTTGTAAATCCAAAGATTATTTACCGGTCGTAGGGCCGATGCCGGACTTAGAATATTTTCGAGAGACTTATGGCGGTAATAAGCGTACGCATGCCGCATCACGTTTGCCAGAAGCGGAGTATATGCCAGGGCTCTTTGTAGCGAGTGGCTTTGGCTCCCGAGGTTTCACTACGGCGCCGCTCTGCGCTAGAATGTTAGTGGAAGAAATTATTCATGGGCACAGCTTTTTTCCAAATGATTTTCGACGTCACCTCCATCCCGCCAAGTTCACTATTCGTGAACTTAGACGAAGTTAA
- a CDS encoding ABC transporter ATP-binding protein, which produces MSVKVKNVSKAFGDMAIINDVNFEIASEQIVAIIGPSGCGKSTLLRLLADLETLDSGSVDIDDNLGASRSFVFQDPLLLDWRRLEDNILLPLEITPLASHNQEERLANVLKLTKLSEHRKKFPHELSGGMRMRASLARALITQPQLIFLDEPFGALDEMTRESLNLEIQEIHHKSPSTIILVTHNLNEAVFMSDKVLVMNQKGQISKEISIEKSHPRTSDFFQEAEFHQKLNELRSALQGCES; this is translated from the coding sequence ATGAGTGTAAAGGTAAAAAATGTCTCCAAGGCTTTTGGGGATATGGCGATTATCAATGATGTGAATTTCGAGATTGCTAGCGAGCAAATCGTGGCGATCATTGGCCCCTCGGGCTGTGGCAAATCCACCCTCTTGCGTTTGTTGGCTGATTTAGAGACGCTGGATTCTGGTTCCGTTGATATCGACGATAACCTTGGTGCATCACGTAGCTTCGTGTTTCAAGACCCCCTACTGCTCGATTGGCGACGCCTGGAAGATAACATTCTTTTACCTCTCGAGATCACTCCCTTGGCAAGTCATAACCAAGAAGAACGCCTCGCCAATGTCCTCAAGCTCACAAAACTTAGCGAACATCGCAAAAAATTCCCTCATGAACTCTCAGGAGGCATGCGCATGCGCGCCTCGCTTGCAAGAGCCCTCATCACTCAACCTCAGCTCATCTTTCTCGATGAACCCTTTGGTGCTTTGGATGAAATGACGCGCGAAAGCCTCAATTTAGAGATTCAAGAGATCCACCACAAAAGTCCTTCCACCATCATCCTCGTCACTCACAATTTAAATGAAGCAGTATTTATGAGCGATAAAGTCTTAGTTATGAATCAAAAGGGGCAGATCTCCAAAGAAATTAGCATTGAGAAAAGCCACCCGAGGACCAGTGATTTTTTCCAAGAAGCTGAATTTCATCAAAAGCTCAATGAGCTCCGTTCGGCTCTGCAAGGTTGTGAATCATGA
- a CDS encoding potassium channel family protein, translating into MDKKIYTENKYIWLLSSLAIFLLLTPFKAADIPGCEFLSSVAFSCILGTAIYTCRKDKHYLLISLVLSFPAVISYWAHSNHVYYSPEILLISGSLFYTFYIFIITREIFKFESSIYNKLAASLCNYLMIGITFTYLYTLIELKNPNSFLFPETISSLPVNREQGLPNMFDLLYHSFVTLSTLGYGDIQPRSNLSRMLCITEALIGQIYLVVIVAGIVSSAKDNELHPKAHQ; encoded by the coding sequence ATGGATAAAAAAATATACACAGAAAACAAATATATTTGGTTATTATCGAGTTTAGCCATCTTCCTCTTATTGACCCCATTTAAAGCGGCGGATATACCTGGATGTGAATTTTTATCTAGTGTAGCTTTCTCATGTATTCTTGGCACTGCCATTTATACTTGTAGAAAAGACAAACACTACTTACTGATTTCGCTTGTCCTCAGTTTCCCAGCAGTCATATCTTATTGGGCACACTCTAACCATGTTTATTATTCTCCTGAAATTCTTCTTATATCTGGATCTCTATTTTATACCTTTTATATTTTTATAATAACTCGTGAAATATTTAAATTTGAAAGCTCAATTTATAACAAACTTGCTGCAAGTTTATGTAATTATTTAATGATTGGAATTACATTCACATACCTCTACACTTTGATTGAGCTCAAAAACCCGAATTCCTTTCTATTTCCAGAAACAATCTCATCACTACCTGTCAATCGTGAACAAGGCCTTCCAAACATGTTCGACCTTTTGTACCATAGCTTTGTTACACTTTCGACCTTGGGATATGGTGACATCCAGCCTCGTAGCAACCTAAGTAGGATGCTTTGTATAACCGAGGCACTTATAGGACAAATCTATCTAGTTGTTATTGTAGCGGGGATTGTGAGCTCCGCTAAAGACAATGAGTTACACCCCAAGGCGCATCAGTAA
- a CDS encoding ABC transporter permease: MKKFAPLSFFILLLLTWEAVIHLFSINPFILPFPITIVKTCIEYKSELLKASLNSGLIAICGFLLSLIGGSLISFCMSQSKLIENSLYPYAIFLQSVPIVAIAPIFILWFGAGTQSMILIAFIVSLFPIITTVTTGLTRIDTQLLSLMKFYKARKWDIMIKIRIPSAIPNLVTGAKTSAGLAVVGSIVGEYFTGLSGESRGLAYLIQSNQQNANYPYLFASSFCAAFLGWLIFIAVSSLGNFILKRAHFDRKST, translated from the coding sequence ATGAAGAAATTCGCTCCCTTAAGTTTTTTCATTCTCTTGCTTCTAACTTGGGAAGCAGTGATTCACCTTTTCAGTATCAATCCCTTCATCTTACCCTTTCCAATTACCATCGTAAAAACCTGTATTGAGTATAAAAGCGAACTCCTCAAAGCAAGCCTCAATAGCGGCTTGATCGCCATTTGCGGTTTTTTACTTTCGCTAATTGGGGGTTCACTCATTTCTTTTTGCATGTCTCAGTCAAAACTTATCGAAAATAGTCTTTACCCCTACGCCATTTTTCTGCAATCTGTCCCCATCGTGGCGATTGCCCCGATTTTCATCCTGTGGTTTGGTGCTGGCACCCAATCGATGATCCTGATTGCTTTCATTGTCTCACTTTTTCCAATTATCACCACCGTGACGACTGGCTTAACTCGTATTGATACTCAACTTCTTTCTTTGATGAAATTCTACAAAGCCCGCAAATGGGATATCATGATAAAAATCCGTATCCCTTCTGCCATTCCTAATTTAGTGACGGGTGCCAAGACTTCGGCAGGCTTAGCCGTGGTCGGTTCCATTGTCGGTGAATACTTCACTGGGCTCAGTGGCGAATCTCGTGGCTTAGCTTATTTGATCCAAAGCAATCAACAAAACGCCAACTACCCCTACCTCTTCGCTAGCAGTTTTTGTGCCGCTTTTTTAGGCTGGTTAATTTTTATTGCTGTCTCTAGCCTCGGAAACTTTATTCTTAAACGCGCTCATTTCGATAGGAAATCCACATGA
- a CDS encoding biotin carboxylase N-terminal domain-containing protein — protein MSYHADTVHGESIRITGHIPEDKPCFVISCNRGEIAADTLRAAKEIMNPHVLTATLHTAGDGQYPYVEQSEYHICIGPDTFSPEQVAAGRAKTPYMDIPTLLTACGIVRKIGEDLFGKDGFKIGIHPGYGMLSEEPEFAKAVVDEGYIFIGPGEFTMSMMGPKDNARDLAMKSGLQVVPGAGDIHTIEDAQKAHQQIIADNPELADRRFRLKAVAGGGGRGQIVFQGADDLPAKFEEVQNVSYALGWPSHFVMELNIEVSRHYEIQLFKDLTFYGRECTLMRSSQKEIEEFLAPESLMDTDPVAAKELEKMIQAAPKLSELCGLDSVSTLECIYDEESQNLYFLEMNTRIQVEHPVSNLATGVDLLRSQILYAFGAPITLKQEDIEFRGHSIEARITNLDPYSESYGPMGGKTIERYLPPKRTDRMRHYGYVNSGNTLTSFDPMFAKLVGRGHDRQEAIEALFRALSEFIVDGPAFRHNIPHQLFVICHPKFLAREYNSETMTEIRQLFLEKFVPFFDDKFGKENRYNSPIVADAVNLFYGQHFH, from the coding sequence ATGAGCTATCACGCTGATACCGTTCACGGTGAATCCATTCGCATTACGGGCCATATTCCCGAAGATAAACCTTGCTTTGTTATTTCGTGTAACCGAGGTGAAATTGCCGCAGATACGCTGCGCGCAGCCAAAGAAATCATGAACCCCCACGTGCTTACGGCAACGCTTCACACTGCGGGTGATGGGCAGTATCCTTACGTTGAGCAATCTGAGTACCACATTTGCATTGGTCCAGATACCTTCTCTCCAGAACAAGTGGCTGCGGGTCGCGCAAAAACTCCTTACATGGATATTCCTACACTGCTCACGGCTTGTGGTATTGTTCGCAAAATTGGTGAAGATCTTTTCGGTAAAGATGGTTTCAAAATTGGTATCCACCCAGGTTATGGTATGCTCTCGGAAGAGCCTGAGTTCGCTAAAGCTGTCGTCGACGAGGGTTACATCTTCATTGGTCCTGGTGAATTCACCATGTCGATGATGGGCCCAAAAGATAATGCACGTGATTTAGCGATGAAATCCGGTCTCCAGGTTGTTCCAGGCGCTGGTGATATTCACACTATTGAAGATGCTCAAAAAGCTCACCAACAAATTATTGCTGATAATCCTGAACTCGCCGATCGTCGTTTCCGTCTTAAAGCCGTTGCAGGCGGTGGTGGCCGTGGTCAGATCGTTTTCCAAGGTGCAGATGATTTGCCAGCAAAATTTGAAGAAGTACAGAATGTTTCTTACGCACTCGGTTGGCCTTCACACTTTGTGATGGAACTCAATATTGAAGTTTCTCGTCACTACGAAATTCAACTTTTCAAAGACCTCACTTTTTATGGTCGCGAATGTACTCTGATGCGTTCTTCGCAAAAAGAAATCGAAGAATTCCTTGCACCAGAAAGTCTAATGGATACGGATCCTGTCGCGGCAAAAGAGTTAGAGAAAATGATCCAAGCAGCACCTAAACTCTCTGAGCTTTGTGGCCTCGATTCAGTTTCTACTCTTGAATGTATCTACGACGAAGAGTCTCAAAACCTTTACTTCCTTGAGATGAATACACGTATTCAGGTGGAGCACCCCGTATCAAATCTTGCCACTGGTGTTGATTTGCTAAGATCGCAAATTCTCTACGCATTTGGTGCACCCATTACTCTCAAGCAGGAAGACATCGAATTCCGCGGTCATTCAATTGAGGCACGTATCACAAATCTTGATCCCTATAGTGAATCTTATGGTCCCATGGGCGGTAAAACGATTGAACGTTACTTACCTCCAAAACGTACGGATCGCATGCGTCACTATGGCTACGTTAATAGCGGCAATACTCTTACGAGTTTTGACCCGATGTTTGCTAAATTAGTGGGTCGTGGTCACGATCGTCAAGAAGCCATTGAAGCACTCTTCCGTGCCTTATCTGAGTTCATTGTCGATGGGCCAGCTTTCCGTCACAATATTCCACATCAGCTTTTTGTTATTTGTCACCCGAAGTTTTTAGCACGTGAATACAATTCTGAGACAATGACAGAAATCCGTCAGCTCTTCCTCGAGAAGTTTGTTCCATTCTTTGATGATAAGTTTGGCAAAGAAAATCGCTATAATTCGCCGATTGTTGCGGATGCAGTGAACCTTTTCTACGGACAGCACTTTCACTAA
- the tkt gene encoding transketolase: MSQEKLQELSDHIAVLSAEGVQAANSGHPGMPMGCSDIGSILWSKHLKHNPADSNWFNRDRFVLSAGHGSMFIYSLLHLFGYDVSTDDLKNFRQLGAKTPGHPEFGHTDGVETTTGPLGAGISNAVGMALAAKIQGEKFNTAEHTVVDSNIYTVCGDGCLMEGVASEAASTAGHLGLDNLVLIYDSNSITIEGSTDLAFTEDVGMRFRAYGWEVIECNGNDLDAVDSALTLAKKSDKPVIIIATTIIGKGSPTKAGTHKVHGAPLGAEEVTAFRETLLGGEAFDVSDSVKAFCAETAAAGAEAQKAWEAEFAAWSQANPELRKEWDVYQNHELPAEFSFPEFPVGEKVASRKSSHAVLNSLAEQVPFLLGGSADLDCSNLTRLDAEGDINTGKFDGRNLHFGVREHGMGGIVNGMINFGGMRVYCSTFLVFSDYMRPTIRLAALMKTPAIYVFTHDSFFVGEDGPTHQPVEHKAALECIPGLTVLRPADANEVKAAWEVAIRKTDGPTALLMSRQNLTTLAETVDNDVAKGAYVAKAESGDSIDLILMASGSEVELAVAAAKNLEAEGKSVRVVSMPSSTLFEEQSAEYKESVLPGAVSSRFAIDYGSSISWYRYIGLQGASHCLDRFGECGPGGTVAEHFGYTTDALTAEVRDYLA; encoded by the coding sequence ATGAGCCAAGAAAAATTGCAAGAGCTTTCTGATCACATCGCTGTACTAAGTGCAGAAGGTGTACAAGCTGCTAATTCCGGTCACCCGGGTATGCCAATGGGATGTTCTGACATCGGTAGCATACTTTGGAGCAAACACTTAAAACACAATCCTGCAGATTCAAACTGGTTCAATCGCGACCGTTTCGTTTTGTCAGCAGGTCACGGTTCAATGTTCATCTACTCACTTCTGCACCTCTTCGGTTACGATGTAAGTACTGATGATCTCAAAAATTTCCGTCAGCTCGGCGCAAAAACTCCTGGTCACCCAGAGTTTGGTCATACAGATGGAGTAGAGACAACTACTGGCCCACTCGGTGCTGGTATCTCTAACGCAGTGGGTATGGCTCTTGCAGCGAAAATCCAAGGCGAAAAATTCAATACAGCAGAACACACAGTGGTTGACTCAAATATTTACACTGTATGTGGTGATGGTTGCTTAATGGAAGGTGTGGCGTCTGAAGCTGCATCAACTGCGGGTCACCTTGGTCTCGATAATCTCGTTCTTATTTACGATTCAAACAGCATCACGATTGAAGGATCTACTGATCTTGCTTTCACTGAAGATGTGGGCATGCGTTTCCGTGCTTATGGTTGGGAAGTGATCGAATGTAATGGTAACGATCTTGATGCCGTTGATTCTGCATTAACTCTCGCGAAAAAATCTGACAAGCCAGTTATCATCATTGCGACAACGATCATTGGTAAAGGTTCACCTACTAAAGCGGGTACTCACAAAGTACACGGCGCTCCACTCGGTGCAGAAGAAGTAACGGCTTTCCGTGAAACTCTTCTCGGCGGCGAAGCTTTTGATGTCAGCGATTCAGTCAAAGCTTTCTGCGCAGAAACTGCTGCAGCAGGTGCTGAAGCTCAAAAAGCTTGGGAAGCTGAGTTTGCAGCTTGGTCACAAGCGAATCCTGAACTCCGTAAAGAGTGGGACGTTTACCAAAACCACGAACTCCCTGCAGAATTCTCTTTCCCTGAGTTCCCTGTTGGCGAAAAAGTAGCTTCACGTAAATCTTCACACGCAGTCCTCAACTCTCTTGCAGAGCAAGTGCCTTTCCTCCTCGGTGGATCAGCTGACCTCGACTGCTCAAACTTAACTCGCCTCGATGCTGAGGGTGACATCAACACTGGTAAGTTTGATGGCCGCAACCTTCACTTCGGTGTTCGTGAGCATGGTATGGGTGGTATTGTTAACGGTATGATCAACTTCGGTGGCATGCGCGTTTACTGCTCAACTTTCCTCGTATTCTCTGACTACATGCGTCCGACTATCCGTCTTGCTGCATTGATGAAGACTCCTGCGATCTACGTATTCACACACGATTCTTTCTTCGTTGGTGAAGATGGTCCAACTCACCAGCCTGTTGAGCACAAAGCCGCTCTCGAATGTATTCCTGGTCTTACGGTTCTCCGTCCTGCTGATGCCAACGAAGTTAAAGCAGCTTGGGAAGTGGCAATCAGAAAGACTGATGGTCCTACGGCACTTCTTATGTCTCGTCAAAACCTCACGACACTCGCTGAGACAGTTGACAACGACGTGGCTAAAGGCGCTTACGTGGCTAAAGCTGAAAGTGGTGATTCTATTGATCTCATCCTCATGGCTTCTGGTTCAGAAGTTGAACTTGCCGTTGCTGCAGCTAAGAACCTCGAAGCTGAAGGTAAATCAGTTCGCGTTGTCTCTATGCCTTCTTCTACTCTTTTCGAAGAGCAGAGTGCAGAGTACAAAGAAAGCGTACTTCCAGGCGCAGTAAGCAGTCGTTTTGCGATTGATTACGGTTCTTCTATCAGCTGGTACCGCTACATCGGTCTTCAAGGTGCAAGTCACTGCCTTGATCGCTTTGGTGAATGTGGTCCTGGTGGAACAGTTGCAGAGCACTTCGGCTACACGACAGATGCTCTAACGGCAGAAGTTCGCGACTACCTCGCATAA
- a CDS encoding ABC transporter substrate-binding protein yields the protein MKKLVFILASLLLFSCQEEKPAETGQAKIKLKLNWFPEAEHGGYFHGVQSGIYKQAGLDVEIVSGGPGNPVETEVAIGRFEFGIANADKILAVRENGLKVVGLLAPYQTSPRCLIAHQNEPLETFADIAKANRLIVNDTKPFYKYLVHKHPEIKKNQTVAYSQALFLGDFQSIMQGYINSEPLIIRDKGFDIKTLSLADLGYNPYASVLICREELINTNPELVKAMVQATQKAWIAYLKNPSSANKVIIEKNPELGTTLQRSAELLPGMMSADPFGQMTPERWNTLAKQLHECGVLKAIPTDLHKVYNTSFLSDQ from the coding sequence ATGAAAAAACTCGTATTCATCCTCGCTTCATTACTGCTCTTCTCTTGCCAAGAAGAAAAGCCCGCTGAAACTGGTCAAGCAAAAATCAAACTTAAACTCAACTGGTTTCCCGAAGCCGAGCACGGCGGCTACTTTCACGGCGTGCAATCGGGAATTTATAAACAAGCTGGACTCGATGTAGAAATTGTCAGTGGTGGCCCTGGGAATCCCGTAGAAACTGAAGTGGCCATCGGACGGTTTGAGTTCGGCATTGCCAATGCCGATAAAATTTTAGCTGTCAGAGAAAATGGTTTGAAAGTTGTCGGCTTACTCGCTCCCTATCAAACTTCACCTCGCTGCCTTATTGCTCATCAGAATGAGCCCCTCGAAACCTTTGCGGACATCGCAAAAGCCAACCGCCTTATCGTCAACGATACTAAACCTTTTTATAAATACCTCGTACATAAACATCCAGAAATTAAAAAAAATCAAACAGTCGCTTATAGCCAAGCACTCTTCCTCGGCGACTTTCAAAGTATTATGCAGGGTTACATCAATAGCGAACCGCTCATCATCCGCGACAAAGGCTTTGACATTAAAACGCTTTCATTAGCTGACTTAGGCTACAACCCCTACGCCTCCGTACTCATCTGTCGTGAAGAACTTATTAATACGAACCCGGAATTGGTGAAGGCCATGGTCCAAGCCACGCAAAAAGCTTGGATCGCCTACCTCAAGAACCCTAGCTCAGCTAATAAAGTTATCATCGAAAAAAATCCAGAACTGGGCACGACACTTCAGCGCAGTGCCGAATTACTTCCCGGAATGATGAGTGCGGACCCCTTTGGTCAAATGACTCCCGAACGTTGGAATACCCTTGCCAAGCAATTACATGAATGCGGTGTACTCAAAGCAATCCCAACAGATCTTCATAAAGTTTACAACACAAGTTTCCTGAGCGATCAATAA